From the genome of Candidatus Acidiferrales bacterium:
GGCTGACATTTTGTCATACTAAATCCTGAACGGTCGTCGGATTCCATTTGCAGGATTTCGGAGTCTCACCGCTCCATGTTTTTGGATGTTGAAATTCCTGCACAGTCGTCAGACCATCTTAATCTGGGGTTATCTCGCGGGGGCGGAACAAGTTTATCGCTACGCTCTTGAAATAAGCCTTAGAGGTAGTCTAAACGTACGAATTTCCATGAACATGCGGGAATAATTATTTTTTGCCAGATGCCTTGGCTTATTGATATTCAACGCCGGGTTTAATAACTTACAAAAGGATTTTTGCGCAATTACATGCTTTTTAAGAAAACCCAAAATATCAGGCCGGCTACCCAACAACCACAACAACCTGCCAGTACACGACAGGAGATTGCCGCTCACCTTAGAATGGCAGATAAGCACATCAGAGAAGGCAATCTTGCAGAAGCCAAAGTGGAACTGGATGCCGTGAGGGCAATCGAGCCGAATAATGTCTATGCTTTGGCTCTTGAGGAGAGAAGACAGGCACTCGAGAAAGCCACGAAGGAAGGGGAAGTTCCTGCCGAAGAAGCCGCTAAGCCTGAAGCGGCGGCGGCGGTAGAAGAAAAACCATCTGAGAAACCGCCTGTTGCAGTCGACGAAGAAACAATAAGAGCCGAGATCGAGCAGCGTCTCGAGATCGAGTACAACAAGAAATTCACCGAAGAAATTCGCAAGGCTGAACAGCGCATAGCGGAAGCTCTCAAGAAGGAACGTGAATGGCAGGAAGCGGAACGTGCATCTTTGATTGCAAATCTCGAAAAGGAGAAAGACAAATTTAGAAGGGAATTAGAGAAGCAATCGAAAGATGCCTTTGAAATTGAAGTGGGAAAGATGGAAGCGACTTACCGGCAGCAATTATCTGCCGAGCGCAAGAAGGCTGAGGAAGAAACTCGTGCAGAGATGAGCGCGCTGTATGAAAAGTCGATGAATGAATTAAAGGAATCGGCGGTCAAAGAAAAGCGTCAACTGCTGGAAAAAGAGCGCAAAGCACTTGAGGAAAGTAAGAAACAAATGGAGGACGAGTTCCAGAAACGACTTTCTGGAGAGCTCGCAAAAGGGAGAAGTACATCCTTAATAGATCACGAAAAGGAACGGGAAAGATTTGAATCGGAAACGAGAGCCAAGCTTCAACGAGAGTTTGACGACAAGCTTGACGCAGATAGAAGGCGGATCGAGGAACAGATCAGGTTACAGCATATGGATCTCGAGAGGTCCTACGAAAATCGCCACGGTAAACTAGAACGTGAAACACAAATTGAGCTCAATCGGCGTCTCGAAGAGATTAAGCTGAACGAGCAGAGGGAATTTGAGCGGAAGCATAGCGAACTGCGAACCCAGCTTGAGAGCGAATACACCGTAAAGCTCGCTGCCGAGCTGGCAAAAGAGCGCGAGCGAATAGAGAAGCAGGTTGAGGTAGAATTAAAAGGTCGGCAGTCCAAGCTCGAATCGGATAGAAAGAAGGTTGTGGGCGAAGAGCAGTCCAAGCTCGACGAGGCACGCACCATCATGAAGATGGAGATGGAAAAGGAAATCGAGCGAAGAGTTGCAGACGCAAAGAATTCGGTGGAGACGATTTACAAG
Proteins encoded in this window:
- a CDS encoding response regulator, with product MADKHIREGNLAEAKVELDAVRAIEPNNVYALALEERRQALEKATKEGEVPAEEAAKPEAAAAVEEKPSEKPPVAVDEETIRAEIEQRLEIEYNKKFTEEIRKAEQRIAEALKKEREWQEAERASLIANLEKEKDKFRRELEKQSKDAFEIEVGKMEATYRQQLSAERKKAEEETRAEMSALYEKSMNELKESAVKEKRQLLEKERKALEESKKQMEDEFQKRLSGELAKGRSTSLIDHEKERERFESETRAKLQREFDDKLDADRRRIEEQIRLQHMDLERSYENRHGKLERETQIELNRRLEEIKLNEQREFERKHSELRTQLESEYTVKLAAELAKERERIEKQVEVELKGRQSKLESDRKKVVGEEQSKLDEARTIMKMEMEKEIERRVADAKNSVETIYKEKLKLLGVKLPDTREEKLRIYVTRLREAWEAPPVTPEAARELMQLRDIFNLSFEDHIEMEGEVRLQVYVTEVEKEIKRGHIRPNDDNSLEELKRRYQITPEEQKKLEPHILSAFQRAIMKAVILVVDDEAGFLETVRAVLEGYGYSVLTKQSPTDALKLLETTNVDMIIADVMFSGTEGDGFSFYERVQKIPHLKKVPFVLMSGLHESFFVRTGIQLGVDDYLTKPVDPDMLAAVVEGKLKKYKSLREAD